A window from Nitrospirota bacterium encodes these proteins:
- the rplJ gene encoding 50S ribosomal protein L10 — MKKQEKGQVITDLREKFSKARSVVFTDYKGMTVAEMTDLRRLLNSSSIDYSVVKNTLAKIASQETSFSVAADVFTGPVGLAIGYDDPVLAVKRVLDFVKKNEKLKVTGAVVEGQLYGPKDLKAIAELPSRELLLSMLAGALQAPMAKLAGALSATVTGFAYAMESLKSKKNN; from the coding sequence CTGAAAAAGCAAGAAAAAGGACAGGTAATTACCGACCTGAGAGAAAAGTTCTCGAAGGCGAGATCAGTTGTTTTTACCGATTACAAAGGCATGACCGTTGCCGAGATGACTGACTTGAGAAGACTGCTGAACAGCTCTTCTATCGACTACAGCGTTGTCAAGAATACACTTGCCAAAATTGCATCACAGGAGACAAGTTTTTCTGTCGCAGCTGATGTGTTCACGGGTCCGGTCGGTCTTGCCATCGGCTATGACGATCCCGTGCTCGCGGTAAAAAGAGTTCTGGATTTCGTCAAGAAGAACGAAAAGCTTAAAGTAACGGGAGCCGTAGTTGAAGGACAGCTGTACGGTCCCAAGGATCTGAAGGCTATTGCAGAACTGCCGTCAAGAGAGTTACTGCTCTCGATGCTGGCCGGAGCACTTCAGGCGCCGATGGCAAAACTGGCTGGAGCACTTTCCGCTACCGTCACCGGCTTCGCCTATGCAATGGAATCACTGAAATCAAAAAAGAACAATTAA
- a CDS encoding ribosomal protein L7/L12, producing the protein MTKEQVFEFIDSMTILDMSKFIKEFEERYKVVRELTSLGLKEAKDLVDGAPKPLKTGVTKEEADSMKAKLEEQGASVEIK; encoded by the coding sequence ATTACGAAGGAACAGGTTTTTGAATTTATCGATAGCATGACGATCCTTGACATGTCCAAGTTCATCAAGGAGTTTGAAGAGAGATACAAGGTTGTAAGGGAACTTACCAGCCTTGGCCTGAAAGAGGCAAAGGACCTTGTTGACGGAGCCCCGAAGCCGCTCAAGACCGGAGTAACAAAAGAAGAAGCCGATTCCATGAAGGCAAAACTTGAAGAGCAGGGTGCAAGCGTAGAAATAAAATAA